A window of the Roseburia sp. 831b genome harbors these coding sequences:
- the rimP gene encoding ribosome maturation factor RimP: MSKREEYEATTEKWITPILEKRNFELVDVEYVKEGSTWYLRVYIDKEGGITSNDCADVSREMNEILDREDYVEGSYTFEVSSPGLGRPLKKEKDYKRSVGKELEIRTYRAINHEKEFYGILKSYDDATVTIETEDGEELTFQKSEIAIIRLAFDF; the protein is encoded by the coding sequence ATGTCGAAGAGAGAAGAATATGAAGCAACGACAGAAAAATGGATTACTCCAATCTTAGAGAAAAGAAATTTTGAACTTGTGGATGTGGAGTATGTAAAAGAAGGAAGCACCTGGTATTTGCGTGTCTATATTGATAAAGAAGGTGGTATCACATCAAATGATTGTGCAGATGTGTCACGTGAAATGAATGAGATATTAGACCGTGAGGATTATGTGGAAGGTTCCTACACGTTTGAGGTCAGCTCTCCGGGTCTTGGAAGGCCGTTAAAGAAAGAGAAGGACTACAAGCGCAGTGTTGGAAAAGAATTGGAAATCAGAACATACCGTGCCATTAATCATGAGAAAGAGTTTTATGGAATTCTAAAATCGTATGACGATGCAACGGTAACCATTGAAACAGAAGATGGAGAAGAACTTACATTTCAAAAGTCAGAGATTGCAATCATTCGTCTAGC